One region of Dehalococcoidia bacterium genomic DNA includes:
- a CDS encoding FprA family A-type flavoprotein codes for MKRPQIRPGIDPVGAIDWDRRLFDSLIPLPDGTSYNSYLVRGSKKTALVDTVDPAMDSVLTGNLDDLKVEQIDYVICNHAEQDHAGSIPLVLDLYPEAKVVCTPKCKGMLIDLLHLDEGVITTVNDGESLSLGDKTLEFIHAPWVHWPETMVSYLHEDKVLFSCDFFGSHLAQSALYVQDEGQVYESAKRYFGEIMMPFRTNIKKNMERLKGYAIDIIAPSHGPVYDRSEFILESYKHWVYDEPANMVLLPYVSMHGSTKDMVDHMVGALIARGVNVRQFDLTVADPGKIAIALVDSATLILATCTVLGGAHPLAANVTFLANALRPNLKFATIIGSFGWGGRTIEQITGMLTNIKPEVLPPVYIKGSPSENDFAALDALAEAIAQKHRENGYK; via the coding sequence ATGAAAAGGCCGCAGATCAGGCCCGGCATCGATCCGGTGGGCGCCATTGACTGGGACCGCCGCCTGTTCGATTCGCTCATACCGCTGCCGGACGGCACAAGCTACAACTCCTATCTGGTGCGCGGCAGTAAGAAAACCGCCCTGGTGGATACGGTCGATCCCGCCATGGACAGCGTGCTCACAGGAAACCTGGACGATCTCAAGGTGGAGCAGATCGATTATGTCATCTGCAACCATGCCGAGCAGGACCATGCGGGCAGCATCCCCCTGGTCCTGGACCTGTACCCTGAGGCTAAGGTAGTCTGCACACCCAAATGCAAGGGTATGCTGATCGACCTTCTGCACCTGGACGAGGGCGTCATAACGACGGTCAACGACGGCGAGAGTCTATCTTTGGGCGATAAGACCTTGGAGTTCATCCATGCGCCCTGGGTGCACTGGCCGGAGACCATGGTATCCTACCTGCACGAGGATAAAGTCCTTTTCTCCTGCGACTTCTTCGGCTCCCACCTGGCGCAGTCCGCCCTCTACGTCCAGGACGAAGGCCAGGTATATGAGTCCGCCAAGAGATACTTCGGCGAGATCATGATGCCGTTCAGGACCAACATCAAGAAGAACATGGAGCGGCTCAAGGGCTACGCCATCGACATCATCGCTCCCAGCCACGGGCCGGTCTACGACAGGTCGGAATTTATACTGGAATCCTATAAGCACTGGGTGTACGACGAGCCCGCCAACATGGTGCTGCTGCCCTACGTCTCCATGCACGGCAGCACAAAAGATATGGTTGACCACATGGTGGGGGCGCTTATCGCACGCGGCGTGAACGTCAGGCAGTTCGACCTGACGGTGGCGGATCCCGGCAAGATCGCCATCGCACTGGTGGACTCCGCCACTTTGATACTGGCGACCTGCACGGTGCTGGGCGGAGCGCATCCGCTGGCGGCCAATGTGACTTTCCTGGCCAACGCGCTGCGTCCCAACCTGAAATTCGCCACCATCATCGGCTCCTTCGGCTGGGGCGGCCGCACCATCGAACAGATCACCGGCATGCTGACCAATATCAAACCCGAAGTACTCCCGCCCGTATATATCAAGGGCAGCCCGTCGGAGAACGATTTCGCGGCTCTCGATGCGCTGGCTGAGGCCATAGCACAAAAACACCGCGAGAACGGCTATAAATAA
- a CDS encoding methyltransferase domain-containing protein, which translates to MTKPKSGHSGRRFCYTLSSHEYFVSIRATMFRVDLNWDDNEVLPDKLRPDVEFLFKRMSSATLEMVDPHPGERILDIGCGRAIDIVNMSASGAELIGVEPSFTMLSHARETLKLDGYNTAVLQGIGESIPVVPGSIDKVLCKGALDHFSDPGRALEEIAMTVKPGGRAVIAIANFESMGFKVGKLIFGLRKLLGIKNPYKRLPWELPPDHTYKFDYRTLMQMAGRYMMVEKVTGVSMLCCTPGWGDMLAALPAGLTRFIVYSLDGLSRVFPMLSDVLVIRCVPRRLQGAAPQVVPVVTGQRS; encoded by the coding sequence TTGACGAAGCCGAAAAGCGGGCATTCAGGCAGACGGTTCTGCTATACTTTAAGCAGCCATGAATACTTCGTCTCTATACGCGCGACCATGTTCAGAGTAGATCTGAACTGGGACGACAACGAGGTCCTGCCCGACAAACTGAGGCCGGACGTTGAGTTCCTTTTCAAGCGCATGAGCAGCGCCACACTGGAGATGGTCGACCCCCATCCCGGCGAGCGCATACTCGATATCGGCTGCGGCCGCGCCATCGACATCGTCAACATGTCGGCCTCCGGCGCCGAGCTGATCGGCGTGGAGCCCTCGTTCACCATGCTGTCGCACGCGCGAGAGACACTCAAGCTGGACGGATACAACACCGCCGTGCTGCAGGGCATCGGGGAGAGCATCCCCGTCGTGCCCGGCTCCATCGACAAGGTGCTATGCAAGGGCGCGCTGGACCATTTCTCCGACCCCGGCCGGGCCCTGGAGGAGATAGCCATGACCGTCAAGCCGGGTGGTAGGGCGGTGATAGCCATCGCCAACTTCGAGAGCATGGGATTCAAGGTGGGCAAGCTGATTTTCGGCCTCAGGAAGCTGCTGGGGATCAAGAACCCGTACAAGCGTCTGCCCTGGGAGCTGCCGCCCGACCACACTTATAAATTCGACTACAGGACGCTGATGCAGATGGCGGGACGCTACATGATGGTGGAGAAAGTTACGGGCGTATCGATGCTCTGCTGCACGCCGGGCTGGGGCGATATGCTGGCCGCTCTGCCGGCGGGGCTTACCCGCTTTATCGTTTATTCATTAGATGGGCTGTCGCGCGTTTTCCCCATGTTGAGCGATGTGCTCGTGATAAGGTGCGTGCCGCGCCGTTTACAGGGCGCTGCGCCGCAGGTGGTACCGGTAGTGACGGGCCAGCGCTCGTGA
- a CDS encoding ferritin family protein, whose amino-acid sequence MKDGHETIVEALKYALRMELDGKKYYTLAARESSNRVGKDLYFWLAEQEDLHYKRFEQIFAAISSQKGWPSSGVKPPKPIKLGTLFSRLIKESAKPAGTKAEIGSADTAIDMEIKSRDYYRERADKASSPDEKGFFKDLSAEEQGHYLALVDYKEYISDPVGWFTRTEHHLLDGA is encoded by the coding sequence ATGAAAGACGGCCATGAGACCATCGTAGAGGCGCTGAAATACGCGCTGCGCATGGAGCTGGACGGGAAAAAGTACTATACGCTGGCGGCGCGGGAGAGCAGCAACAGGGTGGGGAAGGACCTTTACTTCTGGCTGGCGGAGCAGGAGGATCTTCACTACAAACGTTTCGAGCAGATCTTCGCCGCGATTTCGTCCCAGAAAGGCTGGCCGTCATCAGGCGTCAAGCCCCCCAAACCGATAAAGCTGGGTACGCTCTTTTCCCGCCTGATCAAGGAGTCGGCCAAACCGGCGGGGACAAAAGCGGAGATAGGCTCGGCCGATACAGCCATAGATATGGAGATCAAGTCACGCGACTATTACAGGGAAAGGGCGGACAAAGCCTCTTCCCCGGACGAAAAGGGGTTTTTCAAGGACCTTTCCGCCGAAGAGCAGGGACACTACCTGGCGCTGGTCGATTACAAGGAGTACATCAGCGATCCCGTGGGCTGGTTCACACGCACGGAACACCATCTGCTGGACGGCGCATAA
- a CDS encoding PepSY domain-containing protein: MLRWCFLVLLISVLMVSTFVSGCSSQSAQAPSYNYPPGGMMGPGGVTGPGGMMSRNGLIGPGGPYGSSGQRITMEKALEIVNNYLRERNDPDLEAAEILEFTNNFYVGFKEKSTGYYAFEALIDPYTGDMYSEPGPNMMWNAKYGMMTGMMWGNRNAALPMTVSEEQAKKAAQDYLDSYLPGLKVSDADRFYGYYTIEILKDNQIYGMLSVNGYTGQVWYHFWHGPFIGVKELN, from the coding sequence ATGTTGAGATGGTGTTTCCTGGTCCTTTTAATATCAGTACTCATGGTCTCCACATTTGTGTCAGGTTGCTCTTCCCAATCAGCTCAGGCCCCGTCCTACAACTATCCGCCAGGCGGTATGATGGGTCCCGGCGGTGTGACCGGACCGGGCGGCATGATGAGTCGCAACGGCCTGATAGGGCCGGGTGGGCCTTACGGGAGCAGCGGGCAGCGTATTACTATGGAGAAAGCCCTGGAGATAGTGAATAACTACCTCCGTGAGAGGAACGATCCCGATCTGGAAGCCGCTGAAATACTGGAATTCACCAACAACTTCTATGTTGGCTTCAAAGAAAAAAGCACGGGCTATTATGCCTTTGAAGCCCTCATCGACCCTTATACCGGAGATATGTATTCCGAGCCGGGGCCCAATATGATGTGGAATGCTAAATATGGGATGATGACAGGAATGATGTGGGGTAACCGTAATGCCGCTCTTCCCATGACCGTCAGCGAGGAGCAGGCCAAAAAGGCTGCGCAGGATTACCTCGATAGTTATCTGCCAGGTTTGAAAGTTAGCGACGCCGACCGTTTTTATGGCTACTACACTATTGAAATCCTCAAGGACAATCAAATTTACGGTATGCTCAGCGTTAACGGCTATACAGGGCAGGTATGGTATCACTTCTGGCATGGCCCCTTCATAGGGGTAAAGGAGCTGAACTGA
- a CDS encoding flavin reductase, with the protein MNSKALYSLTYGLFVVSSMKGDRINGQIANTVIQVCSEPQVIQAVINRSNLTHEYISASKVFTASILARETPLNFIGGFGFKSGRDVDKFSGVNYKTGQSGAPVVLDNSLAYIEAKVIAQLDVHTHTIFVGQIIDADVIKEGEPITYAYYQQVKRGTTPRTAPSFIADKKEDKATMDKYQCNVCGYIYDPEKGDPDGGVKPGTRFEDIPDDWTCPVCGAEKSQFKKL; encoded by the coding sequence ATGAACTCCAAAGCACTCTATTCCCTGACCTACGGACTGTTCGTCGTGTCGTCCATGAAGGGCGATAGGATCAACGGACAGATCGCCAACACGGTCATTCAGGTTTGTTCGGAACCTCAGGTCATACAGGCCGTGATCAACCGCAGCAACCTCACGCACGAATACATATCCGCCAGCAAGGTTTTCACGGCGTCTATACTCGCCAGGGAAACGCCGCTCAACTTCATCGGCGGATTCGGATTCAAAAGCGGCCGCGATGTCGACAAGTTCTCCGGCGTAAACTATAAAACCGGGCAGAGCGGCGCGCCGGTCGTCCTGGACAACTCCCTGGCCTATATCGAGGCGAAGGTGATAGCGCAGCTCGACGTCCATACGCACACCATCTTCGTGGGCCAGATCATAGACGCCGATGTAATCAAGGAAGGCGAGCCGATCACCTACGCGTATTATCAGCAGGTCAAACGGGGCACCACTCCCAGGACGGCGCCCAGTTTTATTGCGGATAAAAAGGAGGATAAAGCGACTATGGACAAATATCAGTGCAACGTTTGCGGTTATATTTACGATCCCGAGAAAGGCGACCCGGACGGCGGCGTCAAGCCCGGCACCAGGTTCGAAGACATCCCTGACGATTGGACCTGCCCCGTATGCGGAGCGGAGAAGAGCCAGTTTAAAAAGCTTTAG
- a CDS encoding desulfoferrodoxin family protein yields the protein MVKREKPGKIVHFSDLAKGRTSEGKEKHIPSIEMMKGQGKMGKDLVEIVVGREASHPNTAEHYIVWIQAFGVKKDGHILDLGREVYKPEKGRPVYAFEIDSSEFKHIFSFSYCTQHGVWEQHLEL from the coding sequence GTGGTCAAGAGAGAGAAACCGGGCAAGATCGTCCACTTCAGTGACCTGGCCAAAGGACGCACCTCTGAGGGCAAGGAGAAACACATCCCGAGCATCGAGATGATGAAGGGACAGGGCAAGATGGGCAAGGACCTGGTGGAGATCGTCGTCGGCAGGGAGGCGTCCCACCCCAATACGGCCGAACACTATATAGTCTGGATACAGGCCTTCGGCGTTAAAAAAGACGGCCATATCCTCGACCTGGGAAGAGAGGTATACAAGCCTGAGAAGGGCCGGCCGGTGTATGCCTTCGAGATCGACTCGTCCGAGTTCAAACACATCTTCTCCTTCAGCTACTGCACCCAGCACGGCGTCTGGGAACAGCACCTGGAGTTGTGA
- a CDS encoding CoA-binding protein — translation MDNVRGLKSFFEPDSIAIIGLSRKTGPGTYNALENLLNYGYSGRLYPVNPNASEIAGVKAYASINDIPDPVDLAVISTPRSRVPQHIRDCAARGIRCVSILTQGFNDAGDEEGNRLFGEIKEIAAATGCRVLGPNSFGSANYFHKFCSAFARVSMQASPVGLVSQTGGIFNGVSEFRFVGKGIDVGNICNVDFADCLEYFEQDPQVKVIALHIEGMPDPRRFIDTARRVSRHKPIVALKTGRSRQAVKAAQSHTGSLAGITEIWDAAFSQAGIISVDSLEEMLDVTRALYMLPALTNPNICVATFSGGAAIMAMDAMQGTDLLTPAPSSTSREQISKLAPSWLGVGNPVDYWPMVMGSESVPRSIDVIMEILLSDRTFGGWMFIQIVPNSMVSSQTRVILNGMISRHPDKPLVCVLTGPHGSEIIQELQNDGILAFPTPERASRALARHYRYHLRRSAL, via the coding sequence ATGGATAACGTCCGGGGGCTCAAATCCTTTTTCGAGCCGGACTCGATCGCCATTATAGGCCTTTCCAGAAAAACGGGGCCCGGTACATACAACGCGCTGGAGAACCTGCTCAACTACGGTTACAGCGGACGCCTCTACCCCGTCAATCCCAACGCCTCCGAGATCGCGGGCGTCAAAGCCTACGCCTCGATCAACGACATACCTGACCCGGTCGACCTGGCGGTTATTTCCACGCCCCGCTCACGGGTGCCGCAACATATCAGGGATTGCGCGGCACGCGGTATCAGGTGCGTCAGCATATTAACGCAGGGCTTCAATGACGCGGGGGATGAGGAGGGCAACCGGCTGTTCGGCGAGATAAAGGAAATCGCAGCTGCCACAGGATGCAGGGTGCTGGGACCCAACAGCTTCGGCAGCGCCAACTACTTCCATAAATTCTGCTCCGCCTTCGCCAGGGTATCCATGCAGGCCAGCCCGGTCGGCCTGGTCAGCCAGACGGGGGGCATCTTCAACGGGGTATCCGAGTTCAGGTTCGTTGGTAAAGGCATCGATGTAGGCAATATATGCAACGTGGACTTCGCTGACTGCCTGGAATACTTCGAGCAGGACCCGCAGGTGAAAGTCATAGCTCTGCACATCGAGGGCATGCCTGATCCCCGCCGTTTCATCGATACCGCCCGGCGTGTATCCCGCCACAAACCCATCGTGGCACTGAAAACAGGCAGGAGCAGGCAGGCCGTGAAAGCCGCTCAATCGCATACAGGATCGCTGGCCGGCATCACCGAGATATGGGATGCCGCCTTCAGTCAGGCAGGGATAATCAGTGTGGACAGCCTGGAGGAGATGTTGGACGTCACACGCGCCCTCTATATGCTGCCCGCGCTGACCAACCCCAATATCTGCGTTGCCACCTTCAGCGGCGGAGCTGCCATCATGGCCATGGACGCCATGCAGGGAACGGATCTGCTTACCCCGGCACCATCATCAACCTCACGTGAGCAGATCAGTAAACTGGCGCCATCCTGGCTGGGCGTGGGAAACCCTGTGGACTACTGGCCGATGGTGATGGGCTCTGAATCGGTGCCGCGTTCCATCGACGTCATCATGGAGATACTGCTGTCGGACAGAACCTTCGGTGGCTGGATGTTCATACAAATCGTCCCGAACAGCATGGTAAGCAGCCAGACCAGAGTGATTCTCAATGGGATGATCTCCAGGCATCCTGACAAGCCGCTGGTGTGTGTGCTGACCGGTCCGCACGGATCAGAGATTATCCAGGAGCTACAGAACGACGGTATCCTGGCTTTCCCTACACCTGAGAGAGCTTCACGAGCGCTGGCCCGTCACTACCGGTACCACCTGCGGCGCAGCGCCCTGTAA
- a CDS encoding copper-translocating P-type ATPase has protein sequence MHMQAEQDKPPVHGGQHASMVSDFKQRFWISLAITIPILLLSPALQELLGLGNLLRFNGDIYVLWALSSVVFFYGGYPFLKGLFEELKSKKPGMMTLIGLAIIVAYVYSSAVAFGLKGEMFFWELATLVVIMLLGHWIEMRSIMGASRALEELARLMPADAHKIMPDGGMKDVPLEQLLAGDRVIVKPGEKVPADGIVLDGESSLNEAMLTGESTPVPKSAGAKVIGASINGEGRLLIEVQKIGRDSYLSQVVKLVRDAQDSRSRTQDLANRAALWLTIIALSAGAITIFIWLIIMNEDFAFSLERMVTVLVISCPHALGLAVPLVVAVSTAISARNGLLIRNRFAFEQARNIQAILFDKTGTLTEGRFGVTDTIILQSEFTDKELLAYAASVEAFSEHPIARGVTASSGDKFPVENFKSIPGKGAEAIVNSKMVRIVSSGYLRENNIQVADERIDAAFSQGKTVVFVIIGGQPAGAIVLADIIRPESKEAISKLKEMGIKCMMITGDNRQVAAWVSGQIGLDEYFAEVLPDQKAAKVKEVQSRGLLVAMTGDGVNDAPALALADVGIAIGAGTDVAVETADIILVRSNPLDTVAIIGLAKATYRKMVQNLVWATGYNAVAIPLAAGALYEFGILLTPAVGAILMTLSTVIVSINARLLRL, from the coding sequence ATGCATATGCAGGCCGAACAGGATAAGCCGCCGGTGCATGGCGGGCAGCACGCTTCAATGGTCTCTGATTTCAAGCAGCGTTTCTGGATATCTCTGGCCATAACCATACCCATCCTTCTGCTTTCACCTGCTCTGCAGGAATTGCTCGGCCTGGGCAATTTACTCCGCTTCAATGGAGATATATACGTCTTGTGGGCATTGTCCTCAGTTGTGTTTTTCTATGGCGGTTACCCATTTCTCAAAGGCCTGTTTGAAGAGCTTAAATCGAAAAAACCGGGAATGATGACCCTGATCGGCCTGGCCATTATCGTAGCTTATGTATACAGCAGTGCCGTTGCGTTCGGTCTGAAAGGCGAAATGTTTTTCTGGGAGTTAGCTACACTGGTGGTCATCATGCTTCTCGGTCACTGGATTGAGATGCGGTCCATTATGGGTGCATCCAGAGCGCTGGAAGAACTGGCACGGCTCATGCCTGCTGACGCCCATAAGATCATGCCGGACGGTGGCATGAAAGACGTACCACTCGAACAACTTCTGGCCGGGGACAGGGTGATAGTTAAGCCCGGGGAAAAAGTGCCTGCAGATGGAATTGTATTGGACGGAGAAAGTTCCCTTAATGAAGCTATGCTTACAGGTGAATCCACGCCGGTTCCCAAGTCGGCCGGGGCAAAAGTGATAGGCGCCTCTATTAACGGTGAGGGAAGATTATTAATAGAGGTTCAGAAAATCGGGAGGGATTCTTACCTCTCGCAGGTGGTCAAACTTGTCAGAGATGCGCAGGACAGCAGGTCCAGGACGCAGGATTTAGCCAATCGTGCCGCCTTATGGTTGACTATCATAGCCCTGTCAGCCGGGGCAATAACTATCTTCATCTGGTTGATTATTATGAATGAGGACTTCGCCTTCTCGCTTGAGCGAATGGTAACGGTACTGGTAATAAGCTGTCCACATGCCCTTGGATTGGCTGTGCCGCTGGTTGTCGCTGTGTCCACCGCTATATCAGCCAGGAATGGTCTTCTGATACGAAATAGATTTGCCTTTGAACAGGCGCGCAATATTCAGGCCATTTTGTTTGACAAGACGGGCACGCTGACTGAAGGAAGGTTCGGCGTTACAGATACAATCATCTTACAATCAGAATTCACAGATAAAGAATTGCTCGCATATGCGGCCTCTGTGGAAGCCTTCTCTGAGCATCCCATAGCCAGGGGAGTCACGGCTTCAAGCGGGGATAAATTCCCGGTTGAGAATTTCAAATCCATACCGGGAAAAGGAGCTGAGGCCATAGTTAATTCAAAAATGGTGAGAATTGTCAGCTCGGGCTATTTGAGGGAAAACAATATTCAGGTCGCTGATGAAAGAATAGACGCGGCTTTTTCTCAGGGCAAGACCGTGGTATTCGTGATTATCGGAGGACAGCCGGCAGGCGCCATCGTCCTGGCCGATATCATCCGCCCCGAATCCAAAGAAGCCATATCAAAGCTGAAAGAAATGGGTATCAAATGCATGATGATTACGGGTGATAACAGGCAGGTAGCCGCGTGGGTTTCCGGGCAAATCGGTCTTGATGAGTATTTCGCGGAAGTTCTGCCCGATCAAAAAGCAGCCAAGGTGAAAGAAGTCCAGTCAAGAGGGCTGTTGGTCGCCATGACGGGAGACGGCGTAAACGACGCTCCCGCTCTGGCATTAGCCGATGTCGGCATCGCCATCGGCGCAGGTACTGATGTTGCCGTGGAGACGGCAGACATAATCCTGGTGAGAAGTAATCCCCTCGATACGGTAGCAATCATAGGCCTGGCGAAGGCAACCTACAGGAAAATGGTGCAGAACCTCGTCTGGGCTACCGGTTATAACGCAGTCGCCATTCCACTGGCTGCCGGCGCACTGTATGAATTTGGCATTCTGCTCACACCGGCAGTTGGCGCGATCTTGATGACACTCAGCACGGTAATCGTGTCAATTAATGCGAGGTTGCTCAGACTATAA
- a CDS encoding heavy metal translocating P-type ATPase has translation MPANADTSTVKTTFSVSGMSCASCVSRVEKSLRDLPGVVSVAVNLASNRAVVEHTGKADTAAMLRAVTDAGYGIEVVTAEQGREDAASLREISQLRTQFIFSLCIAAVVMLLSMTGLLDYDWKPYLLWALATPVQFWAGLRFYRGAWGALKHGAADMNTLIAVGTSAAYLYSTAVVLFPHFFSSAGMGHGLYFDTSSMIIALILMGRFLESRAKGQTSEAIKKLIGLRPNTATAVRDGKEVEVPVEQVAVGEFLLVKPGEKVPVDGIVSDGYSAVDESMLTGESMPVEKKAGDNVTGATLNLTGSFKFRATRVGKDTVLSQIIRLVDEAQGSKAPIQRLADIIAGYFVPAVIAIAIVTFLIWLIIGPQPSFVYALLNFVAVLIIACPCALGLATPTAIIVGTGKGAQYGILIKNGEALERTHKITTVMLDKTGTLTQGRPRLTDIKAFPPFAEEEALRLAAAAERNSEHPLAQNIVRSARERGIEVPSPQTFQALPGLGIDAGVDGRKVTIGNSMLMQDRGIDISAAQGAAETMWNQGKTVLFLSIDGRIAAVLALADTLKREAAAAVAALKNMGLRVVMLTGDNARAAGYIAGQAGIDGIIADVLPENKSSAVLKLQQEGQVVAMVGDGINDAPALAQSDIGIAMGTGTDVAMETGDITLMRGDLGGIVTAISLSRRTMSTIKQNLFWAFAYNVILIPVAAGILYPFFSAGNVPPGLQFIFGRYGFLNPMLAALAMAASSVTVVSNSLRLRGFKPVELPAT, from the coding sequence ATGCCCGCTAATGCCGATACGTCGACGGTGAAAACCACTTTCTCCGTGAGCGGGATGTCCTGCGCATCCTGCGTCTCCCGCGTCGAGAAGTCGCTGCGTGACCTGCCCGGCGTGGTCTCGGTGGCGGTGAACCTGGCATCAAACCGCGCTGTAGTGGAGCACACGGGGAAGGCCGACACCGCCGCCATGCTGCGCGCCGTTACCGACGCCGGATACGGGATAGAGGTGGTCACGGCGGAGCAGGGCAGGGAGGACGCGGCGTCTCTGCGCGAGATCTCGCAGCTCCGCACACAGTTCATATTTTCGTTATGCATCGCCGCCGTGGTCATGCTGCTGAGCATGACCGGCCTGCTGGACTATGACTGGAAACCCTACCTGCTGTGGGCACTGGCCACCCCTGTTCAGTTCTGGGCCGGCCTGCGCTTCTATAGGGGCGCCTGGGGCGCTCTCAAGCACGGCGCGGCGGACATGAACACACTGATCGCCGTGGGCACATCGGCGGCCTACCTCTACAGCACCGCGGTGGTGCTCTTCCCGCATTTCTTCTCCTCGGCGGGCATGGGACACGGGCTGTACTTCGACACCTCCTCCATGATCATAGCGCTGATACTGATGGGGCGCTTCCTGGAATCACGCGCCAAAGGTCAGACTTCCGAGGCCATTAAAAAACTGATCGGCCTGCGGCCCAACACGGCCACCGCCGTACGGGACGGGAAAGAGGTCGAGGTGCCGGTGGAGCAGGTGGCGGTGGGCGAATTTTTACTGGTAAAGCCGGGCGAGAAGGTGCCGGTGGACGGCATCGTCAGCGACGGCTACTCGGCGGTGGACGAGTCCATGCTGACCGGCGAGAGCATGCCCGTGGAAAAGAAGGCGGGCGACAATGTGACCGGGGCGACGCTCAACCTGACGGGCAGCTTCAAGTTCAGGGCCACCCGGGTGGGCAAAGACACCGTGCTCTCCCAGATCATCAGGCTGGTCGATGAGGCGCAGGGAAGCAAGGCGCCCATCCAGCGGCTGGCCGATATCATAGCCGGCTATTTCGTGCCGGCGGTCATCGCCATCGCAATTGTCACTTTCCTGATCTGGCTTATCATCGGGCCGCAGCCCTCCTTCGTCTACGCCCTGCTCAATTTCGTGGCCGTCCTGATCATCGCCTGCCCCTGCGCGCTGGGGCTGGCCACGCCCACCGCCATCATAGTGGGCACGGGCAAGGGCGCCCAGTACGGGATACTCATCAAGAACGGGGAGGCGCTGGAGCGCACGCACAAAATAACCACGGTGATGCTCGATAAGACCGGCACGCTCACGCAGGGACGTCCCCGACTGACCGATATCAAGGCCTTCCCACCTTTTGCGGAGGAAGAGGCCCTGCGGCTGGCCGCGGCGGCGGAGCGCAACTCAGAGCATCCGCTGGCGCAGAATATTGTAAGATCCGCCCGTGAAAGGGGCATCGAAGTGCCCTCGCCGCAGACTTTCCAGGCTCTGCCCGGGCTGGGCATCGACGCGGGCGTGGACGGCCGCAAGGTTACTATCGGCAACAGCATGCTGATGCAGGACAGGGGTATCGATATCAGCGCCGCCCAGGGCGCCGCCGAAACCATGTGGAACCAGGGAAAAACCGTGCTTTTCCTCAGCATCGACGGGAGGATAGCGGCGGTGCTCGCCCTGGCGGACACGCTTAAGCGCGAAGCCGCGGCGGCTGTGGCCGCCCTAAAAAACATGGGCTTGCGCGTTGTGATGCTGACGGGCGACAACGCGCGTGCCGCCGGTTACATCGCAGGGCAGGCCGGCATAGACGGCATAATCGCCGACGTGCTGCCTGAAAACAAGTCGTCCGCAGTGTTAAAATTGCAGCAGGAGGGCCAGGTGGTGGCCATGGTTGGGGACGGCATCAACGACGCTCCTGCGCTGGCCCAGTCCGATATCGGCATCGCCATGGGCACGGGAACGGACGTGGCAATGGAGACGGGGGACATCACGCTCATGAGGGGCGACCTGGGAGGCATCGTCACAGCAATCTCGCTGAGCAGGCGCACTATGAGCACGATCAAGCAGAACCTGTTCTGGGCCTTCGCTTACAACGTAATACTTATACCCGTGGCGGCCGGCATATTGTATCCCTTCTTCTCTGCGGGCAACGTCCCGCCGGGATTGCAGTTCATCTTCGGCCGCTACGGATTCCTCAATCCCATGCTGGCCGCGCTGGCCATGGCCGCCAGCTCGGTCACGGTGGTATCCAACTCCCTCAGGCTGAGAGGGTTCAAACCGGTGGAATTGCCCGCTACGTAG